The Xenopus tropicalis strain Nigerian chromosome 2, UCB_Xtro_10.0, whole genome shotgun sequence genome window below encodes:
- the cldn8.4 gene encoding claudin 8, gene 2 isoform X1 produces MALQLVGLVLGGIGLIGTCAVTGMPQWRVTAFIDNNIVVFEAQWEGLWMNCVRQANIRMQCKVYDSLLALTPDLQAGRALMCVAVCLTFLSFMIAIIGMKCTVCVGDNARTKGIILLVAGITFILSGIVVLIPVSWTGNQIIRDFYNPLVLSSQKRELGDALYIGWTTALVLIAGGLILCCTFRSGEKEVRYSLPPKSVTSAPPPKSAISVPIRKPSSLYSKSQYV; encoded by the coding sequence ATGGCTTTGCAACTTGTTGGTCTGGTGTTGGGAGGCATTGGCTTGATAGGAACTTGTGCTGTCACCGGCATGCCCCAATGGAGAGTGACTGCCTTCATTGATAACAACATTGTGGTGTTTGAGGCACAGTGGGAAGGATTGTGGATGAACTGTGTCAGGCAAGCCAACATCAGGATGCAGTGCAAGGTATATGATTCACTGTTGGCACTGACACCTGACTTGCAGGCTGGCAGAGCACTGATGTGCGTGGCTGTCTGCTTGACATTCCTTTCTTTCATGATCGCCATCATTGGCATGAAATGCACCGTGTGTGTTGGAGATAATGCAAGAACAAAAGGGATTATACTTCTGGTAGCTGGCATAACATTCATCCTTTCTGGGATTGTGGTTCTGATTCCAGTATCCTGGACTGGTAATCAGATAATCAGGGACTTCTACAATCCTCTTGTTCTTTCATCGCAGAAGAGAGAGCTGGGTGATGCTCTGTACATTGGCTGGACCACAGCATTGGTACTTATTGCTGGAGGGCTAATTCTTTGCTGTACATTCCGGAGCGGTGAAAAAGAAGTCAGATACAGCCTGCCTCCTAAATCGGTAACCAGTGCTCCACCGCCTAAGTCAGCAATCAGTGTTCCAATACGGAAGCCATCAAGCCTCTACTCCAAAAGCCAATATGTGTAG